TCCCCATGTTTTCGCAAGATACTTGAAATACGCGCGTGCGTATATTGCACATACGGCCCTGTCTCCCCTTCAAAACTAATACTTTCTTTAGGATTGTACACCATATCTTTCGCGGCGTCAATTTTCAGCATGTGAAATTTCAGCGCGGCAATTCCTACCTGCCTGCTTCTGCTCTGTAAAATAACGGGTTCAAGATCAGGATGTCGCTTCTGGATTTCTTCCTGAGCAAGTGTCGTCAATTCAGCAATGAGCGTATCCGCGTCAACAACAGTTCCTTCGCGGCTTTTCATCTTTCCTTCTGGAAGATTGACCATACCATAACTGAGATGATAACAACCATCTGCGGATTTATGTCCGAGCTTTTTCAGGATAGCAAACAATTGCTGGAAATGCAGATTCTGCTCAGAACCAACAACATAAATAGATTTATCAAGTTTGTAATCTTCAAATTTTTTCAGCGCGAGATACATATCTTGCGTGATGTAAATAGTGGTGCCATCAGAACGAACAAGGACTTTGTCAGGCAAACTAAATTCCTGAAGTGAAGCAACAATAGCTCCGTCTTTGTCAAAGAATATTTCTTTTTTCAGTCCTTCCTGCGCAATTTCTTTGCCGAAAAGATAAATAGCACTTTCATAATAATATTTGTCAAAAGAAACACCGAGCTTCGCGTACGTTTCTTCAAAACCCGCATATACCCAGCTATTCATTTTTTTCCAGAGCGCGACAACTTCTTTGTCTCCTTTTTCCCAGAGACGCAGCATCTCCTGCGCTTCCTGCTCGAGTTCAGGATGTTCAGCGGATTTTTTCGCGAAAAGAACATAGAAATCGCCGACAAAGAAATCTGATTTTTTGTCAGGGTTTTTGTTATGTCCCCATTTTTTGTAGGCAAGCATGGATTTGCAGATGTGAATCCCACGATCATTCACAAGACATCCTTTGATCACATCGTTACCGAGGAAAGAAAGAATACGAGAAATACTATCACCTAAAGAAATATTTCGAACATGACCTAAATGAAGAGGTTTGTTGGTATTTGGGCTGGAAAACTCCACCATGATTTTTTCGCCATACGTCTGCTGTCCGTATTTTTCTTTTTGCTGCTGAATTTTGTGGAGAACACTTGTCGAAAGATTTTTCTTGTTGAGATAAAAATTCACATATGGACCATTAGACGCAACTTTATCAAGAAGAGAAGAATCCACG
The sequence above is drawn from the Candidatus Woesearchaeota archaeon genome and encodes:
- the argS gene encoding arginine--tRNA ligase, encoding MNYSDAIIVLLKKHVPENIEIKLETPPNLELGDFAFPCFALSKIHKKSPQLIAHDLAAKLSGVDSSLLDKVASNGPYVNFYLNKKNLSTSVLHKIQQQKEKYGQQTYGEKIMVEFSSPNTNKPLHLGHVRNISLGDSISRILSFLGNDVIKGCLVNDRGIHICKSMLAYKKWGHNKNPDKKSDFFVGDFYVLFAKKSAEHPELEQEAQEMLRLWEKGDKEVVALWKKMNSWVYAGFEETYAKLGVSFDKYYYESAIYLFGKEIAQEGLKKEIFFDKDGAIVASLQEFSLPDKVLVRSDGTTIYITQDMYLALKKFEDYKLDKSIYVVGSEQNLHFQQLFAILKKLGHKSADGCYHLSYGMVNLPEGKMKSREGTVVDADTLIAELTTLAQEEIQKRHPDLEPVILQSRSRQVGIAALKFHMLKIDAAKDMVYNPKESISFEGETGPYVQYTHARISSILRKHGELASDISLSSLGDRELALASMLEKFPAIIADAASHYKPSYICRYLLDLCQEFNSYYHDVPVLKAEEDVKLARLYVLASVKIVLQNGLNLLGIEAPEEM